AGAACGATAGTCATCTTTACCATTTTCCTTGCGGGTACTTTGTACCAGTACATGTTCGCCAGCATCATCTCTCCAAGTTGCTACGGAAACAGGTTTGCCCGACACCTGCACCCCTGTGGGTAAAACAGGATTCTGTCGCTCGATAACCAAGTTACGGACGCCTTTTTCGTTTGTCATTTGGGTTACAGGCACTGTTGTTGTCTCTTGTGTGGTAGCACTACGGCCAGATTCGGCTTGTGTACCTTTCGGACGCTCGCATCCGACTCCTGCTAACAGCAATAAAATCAGAATGGCTCTCATGGTATTTTACCTCTATTTGGGATGAATATAACACAGTAACTGCTGTCTTAACGGTTCGTCGTGACCCCAGCCAACACATAGGCGGAGTAATAATACACTTCCCGGAGTAGGAAATCAAATTTAGTATCCCATGTTTTGTATCGGGAAGAGGGCGTAGGCGCAGGATACACATCCATACCAGCATCTCGCCCCATACGCATGGCTCTTTTCATGTGAAAAGGATCGCTGACCAATAAAAGCCGCTTCAGGCCAAGTTCCCTTGTGAGCCGTGTGGCTTCTCGCACATTCTCCCAAGTGGTCTGAGAAACCGTTTCTATGTGGATTTGTGACGCGGGAACCCCTTGCTGAATAGCATATCGGCGTGCGACTTCCGACTCGGCCATTGGTGCTCCTTTTCCTTTTCCACCTGTAAAAACCAGTACCGAAACCTGACCACTCTGAAAAAGACGGATCGCATGATTGATCCGCTCACGAAGTACCGGCGACGGGCGGTTGTACCAGGCAGCAGCACCCAAAACCACTGCTGCATCCGCCACTTTTTCGTCGTGCTCGGAAGCATATGTATAAATCATGACCGCAACCCCCAATAACCAGACCACCATTGCAAGGGGCAAAAGGGATATGTAACGGAGTCTGTTCCTTTTCATGTGCAATACCAGCATGTAGTTTTGTATGCACAAAATACGCCATACAGACGGTACGGTTTCATCTCAACTATGTGAACCAATTCGTAAATCTTTCAAATCCAAATGCATACACAAGAATTTCTTCTCTAAAATTTAAATCTGAGATATTAATTTTACGTTACAAAAACAACTTAATATATATTTTTTCTATTTAAAAATTAGTCTGCCCCTAAAAAAGAATTTAGGTATTGCCCCGGCGATGGTGTATATTAAGGCATTAATGAGTTTGCATCGTCGAATACTGCTTCATGTCTTGTCTCTAAAAGTCCACGCTCGCTTTTGTGACAAGACCTCCAATCCAGTGGTCGCCCGTGCAGTTTAAAATCTCTATACTCCATATTTATTTACGTATTGTTTTATGAACATTTTTGTTGGTAACCTGTCTGGCGAAACATCTGCAGAAGATCTGCGAGCCACGTTTTCGGAATATGGTTACGTGAAGCACACCGCTG
This Bacteroidetes Order II. bacterium DNA region includes the following protein-coding sequences:
- a CDS encoding YdcF family protein — protein: MKRNRLRYISLLPLAMVVWLLGVAVMIYTYASEHDEKVADAAVVLGAAAWYNRPSPVLRERINHAIRLFQSGQVSVLVFTGGKGKGAPMAESEVARRYAIQQGVPASQIHIETVSQTTWENVREATRLTRELGLKRLLLVSDPFHMKRAMRMGRDAGMDVYPAPTPSSRYKTWDTKFDFLLREVYYYSAYVLAGVTTNR